The nucleotide sequence TCCGCGCCCAGTACTACTTTGTGTTGGCGCAGGACTTTGGCGATGTGCCGCTCATGCTGTCTTTTGTAGACGCTCCTACCAAGGACATTGTGCGGGCACCGCTAGCAGACATATACACGCAGATCCTCAAGGACCTGACGGAGTCGTTGGCTGTTATTGCCGACAAGCCTGCCCAGCCCGGCCGCGTAACGCGCGCCACGGCGCTGCACTTGCTGGCGAAAGTACACCTTACCCGCGCCACTTCGTCGGCCAGACAAGCCAATGACTACGCCATGGCTGCCCAATATGCCAAAGAGCTGATCGACAACCAGACCCGCTACGGCGTAGGCTTGGAAGCTGATCCGGCTGCTGTGTTCACGGAAGGCAACGAGAACGGCAAAGAGGTGCTCTTCAACGCCCAGTTCAACACAGATGCTACCTTCTCGCGTCTGAACGGCTTCGACTACGGTGGAGAAAACATAGCCGCCTTCCAGTTCCGCAGCCGCTACGACCAGCTGCCCAACATGGCCCGCGACATTGCCAACGGCCGGCCCTTCGCCCGTCACGTACCAACCTACTTCTTAGAGGATTCTTACATCCTGCGCGACGCCGGTGGTGCTGCTCTAGAAACGGGTGCTGCCCTCCGCACCACCGATACCCGGTACAACAAGTGGTTTACAACGGTGTACCGCGTGAACTCGCCGGGTGCTAACTCCGGTAATACCCGGGCAGTAGTTGGCGACACAGCCGCTTGGTATCCAGGCCGTCAGTTGTCGGCAGCACGGCTAGCGCAGATTGCGGCCCGCCAGCCTGCACCCTACCTCGTTATCCAGCCAAACCAGTACACCACCGAGCGGTTTCCAACCCTCAACAAGTTCGACAGCCGCAACCGCACGTCGGCAAACGGTTTCTCGACGCGGCCCAACATCATCTATCGTTTGGCAGAAACCTATCTGCTGGCAGCAGAAGCCAACTTCTACC is from Hymenobacter tibetensis and encodes:
- a CDS encoding RagB/SusD family nutrient uptake outer membrane protein translates to MKRIVLATLGTALFLSVSSCQKDLLEEEPQSVLTPAFLRTQQGVEAGTTGVYSGLRQLYGNDAAFFTTEAGTDLWTTGISASSGLSDYNNNDLTPVNDGSHSFIWTVCYTQINNANGVLQFGPEAAGIAPARLEQLIAQVKLLRAQYYFVLAQDFGDVPLMLSFVDAPTKDIVRAPLADIYTQILKDLTESLAVIADKPAQPGRVTRATALHLLAKVHLTRATSSARQANDYAMAAQYAKELIDNQTRYGVGLEADPAAVFTEGNENGKEVLFNAQFNTDATFSRLNGFDYGGENIAAFQFRSRYDQLPNMARDIANGRPFARHVPTYFLEDSYILRDAGGAALETGAALRTTDTRYNKWFTTVYRVNSPGANSGNTRAVVGDTAAWYPGRQLSAARLAQIAARQPAPYLVIQPNQYTTERFPTLNKFDSRNRTSANGFSTRPNIIYRLAETYLLAAEANFYLNNVAQARDYINIVRRRAAAPGRAAQMEITTAQVNIDFILAERARELCGEFTRWYDLKRTGQLLSRIRNTSITPALRNQGGGVYGSNAAANIRDFHVLRPIPQTEIDRTSGLITQNDGY